The following coding sequences are from one Capsicum annuum cultivar UCD-10X-F1 chromosome 3, UCD10Xv1.1, whole genome shotgun sequence window:
- the LOC107862224 gene encoding ERAD-associated E3 ubiquitin-protein ligase component HRD3A, with product MRNRKTRKITFVFLLLTLLPISTLGRQLVLVLSQEDLKEAAADSTNLVDDTSDSGFDDFIDSEAKPDYVLDPGSWSPIFEPATASEDHLEHEGVYYSAVSKIVKAYSRGDERAMEEAASEIEAAAVAGHPHAQSILGFLYGMGIGRERSKAKSFLYHHFAAEGGNMQSKMALAYTYSRQEMHDKAVKLYAELAEVAINSFLISKDSPVIEPVRIHSGAEENKEALRKSRGEEDEDFQILEYQAQKGNAGAMYTIGIFYYFGLRGVRRDHTKALSWFLKAVEKGEPRSMELLGEIYARGAGAERNFTKALEWLTLASRQQLYSAYNGLGYLYVKGYGVEKNNTKAKEYFEKAADNGEAGGLYNLGVMYLKGIGVKRDVKIASKYFINALDAGQPKTFYQLAKMFHTGVSLKKNVPLASSLYKVVAERGPWSSLSRWALESYLRGDVGRAFLLYSRMAELGYEIAQSNAAWILDKYGERSMCLGESGICSDEERHQRSHALWWQASEQGNEHAALLIGDAYYYGRGTERDYDRAAEAYLHAKSQSNAQAMFNLGYMHEHGQGLPYDLHLAKRYYDQALEVDHAAKLPVTLALASLWIRKNYANGILVHVIDSLPEVYPKVEAWVEDVLMEEGNATILTLFVCLLTVLYLRERQRRHVAAAGEIAFPHQLGEQGVPVGN from the exons ATGAGAAATCGAAAAACACGAAAGATAACCTTCGTTTTCCTACTTCTCACACTTCTCCCAATTTCTACGCTCGGCCGCCAATTGGTCCTCGTTCTCTCTCAAGAAGACCTAAAAGAAGCCGCCGCTGATTCAACAAACCTCGTCGATGACACATCGGATTCTGGATTCGATGATTTTATTGACTCCGAAGCTAAACCGGATTACGTACTTGATCCCGGTTCATGGAGCCCGATTTTTGAACCGGCTACCGCGTCGGAAGATCACCTTGAACATGAAGGTGTATATTACTCTGCGGTTAGTAAGATAGTTAAGGCGTATAGTCGGGGTGATGAAAGAGCGATGGAGGAAGCGGCATCGGAGATTGAAGCGGCTGCTGTGGCTGGTCACCCTCATGCGCAGTCGATTTTAGGGTTTTTGTATGGAATGGGGATTGGAAGAGAAAGGAGTAAAGCTAAGTCTTTTTTGTATCATCATTTTGCTGCTGAAGGTGGTAATATGCAATCCAAAATGGCACTTGCTTACACTTATTCTCGCCAAGAG ATGCATGATAAAGCTGTAAAATTGTATGCCGAATTGGCAGAGGTAGCCATTAACAGTTTCCTGATATCGAAGGACTCACCTGTGATTGAACCAGTGAGGATACACAGTGGAGCAGAGGAAAATAAGGAAGCCTTGAGGAAGTCGCGAGGTGAGGAGGATGAGGACTTCCAGATTTTGGAATACCAGGCACAAAAAGGGAACGCTGGTGCAATGTATACAATTGGGATATTCTACTACTTTGGATTAAGGGGAGTACGACGTGATCACACCAAAGCATTATCATGGTTTCTGAAGGCAGTGGAGAAGGGGGAGCCGAGATCTATGGAACTTCTTGGGGAAATATATGCAAGAGGAGCTGGAGCTGAAAGGAACTTTACCAAGGCATTAGAGTGGCTTACTCTTGCATCCAGGCAACAACTTTATTCTGCTTACAATGGTTTGGGCTATCTCTATGTCAAAGGATATGGAGTGGAAAAGAACAACACTAAG GCAAAAGAGTATTTTGAGAAGGCTGCAGACAATGGAGAGGCTGGTGGGTTGTACAACCTCGGAGTAATGTACCTTAAAGGAATTGGGGTGAAGAGGGATGTGAAAATAGCGTCCAAATATTTTATAAACGCATTGGATGCTGGTCAACCAAAAACATTTTATCAACTGGCGAAAATGTTCCATACTGGTGTAAGTCTTAAGAAGAATGTTCCTCTG GCATCTTCCTTGTATAAAGTAGTTGCAGAACGTGGACCATGGAGTTCTTTGTCTAGATGGGCACTAGAGTCATATTTGAGAGGAGATGTGGGCAGGGCTTTCCTTCTATATTCGAGAATGGCAGAGTTAGGCTATGAGATTGCACAAAGTAATGCTGCATGGATCCTTGACAAATATGGAGAAAGAAGCATGTGTTTGGGAGAATCTGGAATTTGCAGCGATGAAGAGAGGCATCAACGCTCGCATGCCTTGTGGTGGCAAGCTTCAGAGCAGGGTAATGAACATGCTGCGTTGCTTATTGGAGATGCATATTACTATGGCCGG GGTACTGAGAGGGACTATGACCGTGCAGCAGAGGCATATTTGCATGCGAAATCGCAATCTAATGCTCAAGCTATGTTTAATTTGGGTTATATGCATGAGCATGGCCAAGGACTGCCTTACGATCTTCATCTTGCCAAGCGTTACTACGATCAAGCGTTAGAAGTTGATCATGCTGCAAAGTTGCCTGTGACGTTGGCCCTTGCAAGCTTGTGGATAAGGAAAAACTATGCCAATGGCATCCTG GTTCACGTTATTGATTCCTTACCAGAAGTGTACCCCAAAGTGGAAGCGTGGGTGGAGGATGTCCTAATGGAAGAAGGAAATGCAACAATTCTCACCCTCTTTGTATGCCTTCTAACGGTGCTTTACCTTCGCGAGCGGCAGCGCAGACATGTTGCTGCTGCGGGTGAGATCGCCTTCCCTCATCAACTTGGTGAACAAGGTGTGCCTGTAGGCAATTAA
- the LOC107862225 gene encoding zinc finger protein VAR3, chloroplastic: MSGSRLFFLVGPSIISKCGKSTTVISSPFSQIRFVNPLLSPVVPFRSYNCTSATLETNTPVEPSVSTRSNHPWPEWVAFVDRLKSKGYITGSGSTSDDGCRHVIFDNADDDSIYTDMNLVKDACLNFSRHRSDIFKKLSAQDMQTVVGKGCPNLFRKVVNSAKRLRMHLNLDEGDVCGACNLRGSCDRAYLILKESEGDARTVDIVRVLLIYALDSAVISNGAMPPGSELIEVSARQLLSELVELSETPVDPEHSAPAPKVSSSKKQSVGSRKDGLEGAEMKRKDSIGLEREMPKEGLNVERKPGDWVCSMCNFVNFSRNARCLKCKAEGPSREARPVQEMKTGDWNCPQCTFMNFASNTKCLRCQEQRPKRQLNPGEWECPSCDFLNYRRNMVCKKCSCERPKDAKAHSEYEQQLWTKPY, translated from the exons ATGTCAGGTTCTAGATTGTTCTTTCTCGTCGGACCTTCTATTATTAGCAAATGCGGTAAATCTACAACTGTAATCTCTTCTCCATTCTCTCAAATTCGCTTCGTAAATCCATTGCTTTCCCCTGTTGTACCTTTCCGCAGTTACAATTGTACCTCTGCTACACTCGAGACCAATACTCCCGTCGAACCATCGGTTAGTACGAGGAGTAATCATCCATGGCCAGAATGGGTTGCTTTTGTAGACCGTTTGAAAAGCAAAGGATACATTACGGGGAGTGGGAGCACGAGTGATGATGgctgtagacacgtgatttttgacaaTGCTGATGATGACAGTATTTATACGGATATGAATTTGGTGAAAGACGCTTGTCTTAATTTCTCTCGTCATCGTTCCGACATTTTCAA AAAGCTGTCCGCCCAAGATATGCAAACAGTTGTGGGAAAGGGTTGTCCTAATTTGTTCAGGAAGGTTGTAAACTCTGCGAAAAGGCTACGGATGCATCTAAACCTCGATGAAGGAGAT GTATGTGGTGCTTGCAATCTCCGTGGATCATGTGATAGGGCTTACTTGATATTAAAGGAGTCTGAGGGTGACGCACGTACGGTAGATATTGTGCGAGTCTTGCTTATTTATGCATTGGATTCTGCAGTTATATCAAATGGAGCAATGCCTCCTGGGAGCGAGCTTATCGAGGTATCTGCAAGACAATTGCTCTCTGAGTTGGTTGAATTAAGTGAGACACCTGTTGATCCTGAACACTCAGCACCTGCCCCCAAGGTTTCTTCAAGCAAGAAACAGTCTGTTGGCTCAAGAAAAGATGGTCTGGAAGGTGctgaaatgaaaagaaaagactCAATTGGTCTTGA GAGAGAAATGCCTAAAGAAGGTTTAAATGTTGAAAGGAAGCCAGGAGATTGGGTCTGTTCGAT GTGCAACTTCGTGAACTTCTCCCGCAATGCACGGTGCCTGAAATGCAAAGCAGAAGGACCTAGTCGAGAAGCTCGTCCGGTTCAAGAAATGAAAACGGGAGATTGGAATTGCCCACA ATGTACCTTCATGAATTTTGCTAGTAATACCAAATGTTTACGCTGCCAAGAGCAGCGTCCCAAGAGACAGCTGAATCCTGGAGAATGGGAGTGCCCCTC ATGTGACTTCTTGAACTACAGGAGGAACATGGTCTGCAAGAAATGCAGTTGTGAACGTCCCAAGGATGCAAAGGCACATTCAGAATACGAGCAGCAACTTTGGACAAAGCCATACTAA
- the LOC107862226 gene encoding outer envelope protein 64, chloroplastic: protein MGSQSANLWVLLGLGLAGILIMTKKLKKTVKADFGAFVERLNLLPPPQPLPPKAPHPLTGLTFAVSDVFDINGFVTGFGNPDWSRTHEPASQTSTAVSALVEGGATCTGRTVVDDMAFGISGEQSHFDTPTNPAAPARMPGGSSSGAAVAVAANFVDFSLGTDAVGGVRVPAAYCGVLGFRPSHGTVSHTGIIPVSASLDTVGWFAREPSILRRVGHVLLQVPFAPQRNPRSVVIADDCFQSVNFPGDHVSQAVTKAVEKLFGRQILRRENLEAYLNSKVPSLKLFAGKKANGKSESSSTNLLACAMHILRRHEFRENHLDWINAAKPNLDPVISAQMQGALEITDANIDSCNAIRNEMRSALTDLLRDDGILVIPTVAEPPPKIGAKEIQSEDYRIRSCSFSSIASMSGGCQVCIPMGVHDKCPISVSFIARQGGDRFLLDTIQTMYASLQEQAELATKSSASGNALSKETSAEMAKEKGNQAFKEKQWQKAIGFYTEAIKLNGNNATYFSNRAAAYLELANFLQAEADSTKAIDLDKKNVKAYLRRGTAREMLGSYIEAMKDFRFALVLEPTNKRASLAADRVKKFLEGITV from the exons ATGGGGTCACAGTCAGCAAATTTGTGGGTTTTGTTGGGTTTAGGACTGGCTGGAATACTTATAATGACCAAAAAGCTGAAGAAAACTGTTAAAGCTGATTTTGGTGCCTTTGTTGAACGCCTTAACCTTCTTCCACCCCCTCAGCCTCTTCCACCTAAAGCTCCTCATCCTCTTACTGGCCTTACTTTTGCTGTCTCTGATGT ATTCGATATCAATGGATTTGTGACAGGGTTTGGGAACCCAGACTGGTCAAGGACTCACGAACCTGCTAGTCAGACGTCTACCGCGGTCTCTGCGCTTGTTGAAGGAGGAGCCACATGTACTGGAAGAACTGTTGTAGATGATATGGCTTTTGG TATTAGTGGTGAACAGAGTCATTTTGATACTCCAACAAATCCTGCGGCTCCTGCACGGATGCCAGGAGGATCATCTAGTGGGGCTGCTGTTGCTGTGGCTgcaaattttgttgatttttctttgg GTACTGATGCTGTTGGAGGTGTGAGAGTACCTGCTGCATACTGTGGAGTTTTAGGGTTTCGGCCATCTCACGGGACTGTTTCTCACACCGGCATAATTCCTGTTTCAGCCAGTCTTGACACAGTTG GATGGTTTGCAAGAGAACCCAGTATATTGCGTCGTGTCGGGCATGTGCTGCTGCAGGTTCCATTTGCTCCTCAACGTAATCCAAGGAGTGTTGTGATAGCTGATGATTGCTTTCAGTCAGTAAATTTTCCTGGTGATCACGTCAGTCAAGCAGTGACCAAAGCTGTCGAAAAGCTATTTGGAA GACAAATCCTAAGACGGGAGAATCTAGAAGCCTATTTAAACTCGAAAGTTCCAAGCTTAAAACTGTTTGCTGGCAAAAAGGCCAATGGCAAAAGCGAATCTTCATCAACGAACTTGCTAGCATGTGCTATGCATATACTTAGGAG ACATGAGTTCAGAGAAAATCATCTGGACTGGATCAATGCTGCAAAGCCTAATCTGGACCCTGTTATTTCTGCCCAAATGCAAGGAGCGCTGGAAATCACAGACGCAAATATTGATAGCTGCAATGCAATCAGGAACGAAATGCGTTCAGCTCTAACTGATCTTTTGAGA GATGATGGAATTTTGGTTATCCCCACTGTTGCTGAGCCTCCTCCAAAGATTGGTGCAAAGGAGATTCAATCCGAGGACTACCGGATAAGGTCATGCTCATTTTCAAGCATAGCTAGCATGTCAGGTGGCTGTCAG GTCTGCATACCAATGGGAGTTCATGATAAGTGCCCAATTTCCGTGTCCTTTATAGCAAGGCAGGGAGGTGACAGATTTTTGCTCGACACCATACAGACCATGTATGCATCTCTCCAGGAACAGGCGGAATTAGCCACAAAATCATCAGCATCTGGTAACGCCTTGAGCAAAGAAACATCTGCCGAAATGGCTAAAGAAAAG GGTAACCAAGCCTTCAAAGAGAAACAGTGGCAGAAAGCCATTGGCTTCTACACAGAGGCTATTAAACTCAATGGTAACAATGCAACATACTTTAGCAACAGGGCTGCAGCTTATTTGGAGTTGGCAAA CTTCCTCCAAGCCGAAGCCGATAGCACTAAAGCCATTGATCTTGATAAGAAG AATGTCAAGGCATACTTAAGAAGGGGCACGGCACGAGAAATGCTGGGCTCCTATATTGAGGCAATGAAAG ATTTCAGATTCGCACTAGTTCTTGAGCCAACCAACAAAAGAGCATCTCTGGCTGCTGATAGAGTGAAGAAGTTCTTAGAAGGTATAACTGTTTAG